The proteins below come from a single Dinghuibacter silviterrae genomic window:
- a CDS encoding response regulator transcription factor: MKLLIIEDEKALSESIASYLNDYHYSCEMAYDFPSAREKIQLHDYNCIILDIALPHGNGLTLLRELKAAGKTDGVLIVSARNSLDDKIEGLNRGADDYLTKPFHLSELGARVSAIIRRKTFGGHNVLKLDGLTIDLEERTVRGDNGHIDLTRKEYELLLYFTGNRNKVLTKEAIAEHLWGDQADMTDNYDFLYTHIKNLRRKLLQGGCPDYIKAVYGMGYKFNPGKSVAE; this comes from the coding sequence ATGAAACTCTTGATCATAGAAGACGAAAAGGCCCTTTCGGAGAGTATCGCCTCCTATCTCAATGATTATCATTATTCCTGCGAGATGGCCTACGACTTTCCCAGTGCCCGGGAAAAAATCCAGCTCCACGACTACAATTGTATCATCCTTGACATCGCCCTTCCCCATGGAAACGGGCTGACCCTTCTGCGGGAACTAAAGGCCGCCGGCAAAACGGATGGGGTACTCATCGTCTCCGCAAGGAATTCCCTGGATGACAAAATCGAGGGCCTCAACAGGGGAGCCGACGACTACCTCACCAAACCCTTCCACCTCTCGGAATTGGGCGCCCGGGTGTCGGCGATTATCCGCCGCAAGACCTTTGGTGGACACAATGTGTTAAAGCTGGACGGACTCACGATCGACCTCGAAGAAAGGACCGTCCGGGGCGACAATGGGCACATCGACCTCACCCGGAAGGAGTACGAACTGTTGCTTTATTTCACCGGCAACAGGAACAAGGTCCTGACCAAGGAAGCCATTGCCGAGCACCTCTGGGGGGACCAGGCCGACATGACCGACAACTACGATTTTCTGTATACCCATATCAAGAACCTGCGCCGGAAACTCCTTCAGGGCGGGTGTCCGGACTATATCAAGGCCGTCTATGGAATGGGGTATAAATTCAATCCCGGCAAATCCGTCGCAGAGTGA
- a CDS encoding sensor histidine kinase, which yields MKLFTRYNRINALVTLALFLVTCVAMYFLIFQVLVVQLDHNFIRIRNRMQTYVNQHQELPSQQVLDDLSVYYTPTGDSIPGPERFEATHFFDSTLGKDHRFRKYFFPIRVRQSWYQVTLIKPLEGPHHVAYALMGIAVPVILVIILTFSVINRMVLRRLWAPFYKSLEILGRFQLGERNPPVFPETPIEEFSTMNKKLREATGKAADDYKALKEFTENASHEIQTPLAIIRSKLDLVIQDEALSDRQGESLRSAYGAVKKISRLNKSLLLITKIENNQYNRKEDIALDEKLREKLIQFQELWDNSGLTVNASIAPTSIHASPELIDILFDNLLSNATRHNRPGGSLSLVLAQGRLEVSNTGASVRLDRERLFRRFYKESNDSDHVGLGLSIIQQICVATGVAIAYAYADPYHSFILSWSN from the coding sequence GTGAAACTGTTTACCCGGTATAACCGTATCAATGCCCTGGTGACCCTCGCCCTCTTCCTGGTGACCTGCGTGGCCATGTATTTCCTGATCTTCCAGGTGCTGGTCGTGCAACTGGACCACAACTTCATCCGGATCCGCAACCGGATGCAGACGTACGTCAACCAGCACCAGGAACTGCCCAGCCAGCAGGTACTGGACGACCTGAGCGTATACTATACCCCGACGGGCGACAGCATACCCGGGCCGGAGCGTTTTGAGGCCACCCATTTCTTCGATTCTACCTTGGGTAAAGACCACCGGTTCAGAAAGTACTTTTTCCCCATCCGGGTCCGGCAAAGCTGGTACCAGGTCACCCTCATAAAACCCCTGGAAGGCCCGCACCACGTAGCGTATGCCCTCATGGGGATCGCCGTTCCCGTGATACTGGTCATCATTCTCACCTTTTCCGTCATCAACCGCATGGTCCTGCGCCGGTTGTGGGCCCCGTTTTATAAAAGCCTGGAAATCCTGGGCAGATTCCAGTTGGGAGAGCGTAACCCGCCCGTTTTCCCCGAAACGCCCATCGAAGAGTTTTCGACGATGAACAAAAAGCTGAGGGAAGCCACGGGTAAGGCTGCCGATGACTACAAGGCCCTCAAGGAATTCACCGAAAACGCTTCCCACGAAATCCAAACCCCGCTGGCCATCATCCGCTCCAAACTGGACCTCGTCATCCAGGACGAAGCCCTGTCCGACCGGCAGGGAGAAAGCCTGAGAAGCGCGTATGGAGCGGTCAAAAAGATTTCCAGGCTCAACAAGTCCCTCCTGTTGATCACGAAGATTGAAAACAATCAATACAACCGGAAGGAAGACATCGCCCTCGACGAAAAGCTCCGCGAAAAGCTCATACAGTTCCAGGAACTTTGGGACAACAGCGGCCTGACCGTAAACGCCTCCATCGCACCCACCTCTATCCATGCCAGCCCCGAGCTGATCGACATCCTGTTTGACAACCTCCTCAGCAATGCCACCCGCCACAACCGGCCCGGCGGCTCTTTATCCCTTGTCCTTGCACAAGGACGCCTGGAGGTTTCCAATACCGGTGCGTCCGTTCGCCTGGACCGGGAACGCCTTTTCCGGCGTTTTTATAAAGAGTCCAACGACAGCGACCATGTCGGCCTGGGTCTTTCTATTATACAACAGATCTGCGTAGCCACGGGCGTTGCGATCGCCTATGCCTACGCAGACCCTTATCATTCGTTCATACTGTCCTGGTCGAATTAA
- a CDS encoding lectin-like domain-containing protein, producing MHGSAVQNTCNCYTLTPQETFQAGQVWNKNEIDLTQSFDYHFNVFLGCNSGTNGADGMAFVLQPINTSQGSTGEGLGFGGIVPSLGVTIDTYQNPDQNDPPYDHIAFQSNGDVNHADANNLAGPVQVLPNQSDIKDCAWHVLEVKWDAPTMTLVAYMDGNFRLSMTKDIVATIFSGNPTVFWGFTAATGGSDNLQQFCTSLNAGHSALPAKTCEKDTIVFRDSSTSFGSILQWYWNFGDGDTSMQQNPPPHVYPTPGVYIVTQNILGNNGCLSDTNKTVLTIGTYPVASFTAGNACTGRTLPLVNTSYDTVGLFADWTWTLSDGRIFTDSLPSIVFAQPGAYTLSLHVVSAEGCASNTYTQLLSVNPTPQVTFAPDSVCTGTPLVLTGTNTTGIPVQQWYWLLGQRPDSGQTVTQVYDQEAVFNASLWAMSPYGCLSDTVTQQVSIQASHAFAGNDTSDALGYPIQLQATGGTTYTWSPPTGLSDPSIANPIAVLTTDTRYTVTAYSNAGCASQASVFIKVYKGPAIYVPSAFTPNGDGVNDVLRLVAPGIKTLVYFRVFNRWGNEVYHSTDLQAAWDGTAGGRPVPSGTYVWEVLGIDLTGKPLGERGTVLLAR from the coding sequence ATGCACGGTTCAGCCGTGCAGAATACTTGTAATTGCTATACCCTTACCCCCCAGGAAACCTTTCAGGCGGGCCAGGTATGGAATAAGAACGAGATCGACCTGACCCAGTCGTTCGATTATCATTTCAATGTGTTTTTGGGTTGCAATTCGGGTACGAACGGGGCCGATGGTATGGCCTTTGTGCTCCAACCCATCAATACCAGCCAGGGCAGTACCGGGGAAGGCCTGGGTTTTGGCGGCATCGTGCCGTCCCTGGGCGTGACCATCGACACCTACCAGAATCCGGACCAAAACGACCCGCCCTACGACCACATCGCCTTTCAGTCCAACGGGGATGTCAACCATGCCGACGCCAACAACCTTGCCGGACCGGTGCAGGTGCTGCCCAACCAATCCGACATCAAGGACTGCGCCTGGCACGTTCTGGAGGTAAAATGGGACGCACCCACCATGACCCTCGTGGCCTACATGGATGGCAATTTCCGGCTCAGCATGACCAAGGACATCGTGGCCACCATATTTAGCGGCAACCCCACCGTTTTCTGGGGTTTCACCGCGGCCACCGGCGGGTCCGACAACCTCCAGCAGTTTTGTACATCGTTAAACGCCGGCCATTCCGCCCTTCCCGCCAAAACCTGCGAAAAGGACACCATCGTTTTCCGCGACAGCTCCACTTCTTTCGGGTCCATCCTCCAATGGTATTGGAACTTTGGAGATGGGGACACCAGCATGCAGCAAAACCCGCCGCCCCATGTTTACCCCACGCCCGGTGTCTATATCGTGACCCAGAATATCCTCGGCAACAACGGCTGTCTTTCCGATACCAACAAAACGGTACTCACCATAGGTACCTACCCCGTGGCTTCCTTTACCGCGGGTAACGCCTGCACCGGCAGAACCCTTCCCCTGGTCAACACCAGTTATGACACGGTGGGCCTTTTCGCGGACTGGACCTGGACGCTTTCCGACGGGCGGATCTTTACCGATTCGCTGCCCTCTATCGTCTTTGCCCAGCCCGGCGCCTATACGCTATCCCTCCATGTCGTCAGCGCCGAGGGTTGCGCCAGCAACACCTATACCCAACTGCTGTCCGTCAATCCCACCCCCCAGGTGACCTTTGCGCCGGATTCCGTTTGTACCGGGACGCCCCTCGTGCTGACGGGGACCAATACGACGGGTATACCGGTCCAACAGTGGTACTGGTTGCTGGGTCAGCGCCCCGATTCCGGACAAACGGTAACCCAGGTCTATGATCAGGAGGCGGTCTTTAACGCCAGTCTTTGGGCCATGAGCCCTTATGGTTGTCTTTCGGACACAGTGACCCAACAGGTCAGCATACAAGCCTCGCATGCCTTTGCCGGCAACGACACCTCGGATGCCCTTGGTTATCCTATCCAGCTACAGGCGACCGGAGGCACCACCTATACCTGGTCGCCCCCCACGGGTCTTAGCGACCCGTCGATCGCCAACCCCATCGCCGTCCTCACCACGGACACGCGGTACACGGTCACGGCCTATTCAAACGCCGGTTGCGCCTCCCAGGCGTCGGTTTTTATCAAGGTCTACAAGGGCCCGGCGATCTACGTACCGAGTGCTTTTACCCCCAACGGCGACGGCGTCAATGACGTTCTTCGGCTCGTCGCCCCCGGGATCAAAACGCTCGTCTATTTCCGTGTTTTCAACCGCTGGGGTAACGAGGTATACCATAGTACCGATCTGCAGGCCGCCTGGGACGGCACGGCCGGCGGCCGGCCGGTTCCTTCGGGCACATACGTGTGGGAAGTCCTGGGCATTGACCTGACCGGGAAACCCCTGGGGGAGCGGGGTACCGTGCTCCTGGCGCGGTAG
- a CDS encoding RagB/SusD family nutrient uptake outer membrane protein yields the protein MKKYISLYIGLLMLGWACQKSTLNLIDPNNPTPSSLQTEAGIESFAMGVVEKWIAAVPGEGNTNIYQIVLSMHSNMGDEDFSPWANWGLRYPANVNTITLPSPYNTVIKNPSGFTQQGIMEAENSRQAGEGNAFQYEWAVCYYMNAQCNLLLLAANDPALRLSGDTATKKGILRAWAYWWKGFCYSRIGSMYLAGIINDNPANGETNNNFISHDSIVAEGNANFDKAKAILSTLNENADYDYVFENIIPSFNLNTQIVTPAMWIRQIYTFEARNYLVNRKVATMTAGDWATVLSLAGSGMVQGDYSFMFGMNAGGVNDLSNNFYHPFAFHSYGSGFAWVSERLIQDYQPGDKRFSKNFESYPGGPVVNVRNRGIQFGTRWNVIDIENGGSYATDNSIGSISIGGTWEENSLMIAEAKIRTGSDINGGLVLIDQIRDAQNSGLAHIENTGLTQAAALAQFRSERRVSLYLRGLAWYDARRWGVTTAAASGGGRTNANVLVPGNLVGGTAAVILPCTIDYDYMDYWDVPQNELDFNAAGPGSAPIHN from the coding sequence ATGAAAAAGTATATCTCGTTATACATCGGTTTATTGATGCTGGGATGGGCTTGTCAGAAGTCCACCCTCAACCTGATCGATCCCAACAACCCCACACCTTCATCCCTGCAGACGGAAGCAGGTATCGAATCCTTTGCCATGGGCGTTGTCGAGAAATGGATCGCTGCCGTTCCGGGTGAAGGAAACACCAATATTTACCAGATCGTTCTCTCCATGCACAGCAATATGGGGGACGAAGACTTTTCGCCCTGGGCCAACTGGGGTTTGCGGTACCCGGCCAATGTCAATACCATCACCCTTCCATCGCCCTATAACACGGTGATCAAGAACCCATCCGGGTTTACCCAGCAGGGGATCATGGAAGCGGAAAACAGCCGGCAGGCCGGGGAAGGCAATGCGTTCCAGTACGAATGGGCGGTTTGCTATTACATGAATGCGCAGTGTAACCTTCTTCTCCTGGCGGCGAACGACCCGGCACTCCGGCTTTCCGGGGACACGGCCACCAAAAAGGGAATCCTCCGGGCGTGGGCGTATTGGTGGAAGGGTTTCTGCTATTCGAGGATCGGCTCCATGTACCTGGCCGGGATCATCAACGACAATCCCGCCAACGGGGAGACGAACAACAATTTTATCAGCCACGACAGCATCGTCGCGGAAGGCAACGCCAATTTCGACAAGGCCAAGGCCATCTTAAGTACCCTGAATGAAAACGCGGACTATGACTACGTGTTCGAAAACATCATCCCCAGTTTTAACCTCAATACACAGATTGTCACGCCGGCGATGTGGATCCGGCAGATCTATACTTTTGAAGCCCGGAACTACCTGGTGAACCGCAAGGTCGCTACCATGACCGCCGGCGACTGGGCCACGGTGCTTAGCCTGGCGGGTTCCGGGATGGTCCAGGGAGACTACTCTTTTATGTTCGGGATGAACGCGGGAGGTGTCAACGACCTGTCGAACAATTTTTATCATCCCTTTGCCTTCCATTCGTACGGAAGTGGTTTTGCCTGGGTGAGCGAGCGCCTGATCCAGGACTATCAGCCGGGCGACAAACGGTTTTCGAAGAATTTCGAATCGTATCCGGGCGGACCCGTGGTCAATGTGCGCAACCGGGGTATCCAGTTTGGGACGCGTTGGAACGTCATCGATATTGAAAACGGGGGGAGCTATGCCACGGACAACAGTATTGGTTCGATCAGCATCGGTGGGACATGGGAGGAAAACAGCCTGATGATCGCCGAGGCTAAAATCCGGACGGGCAGTGACATCAACGGGGGGCTTGTGCTGATCGACCAGATCCGGGACGCCCAGAACTCCGGTCTGGCGCACATAGAAAACACGGGTCTTACCCAGGCAGCCGCCCTGGCGCAGTTCCGGAGCGAAAGACGGGTGAGTCTCTACCTGAGAGGCCTGGCCTGGTATGATGCACGGCGATGGGGTGTAACGACCGCCGCGGCGAGCGGGGGAGGGCGGACGAACGCCAATGTCCTGGTCCCGGGGAACCTCGTGGGCGGGACCGCGGCGGTGATCCTGCCGTGTACGATCGACTACGACTATATGGACTACTGGGACGTGCCGCAAAACGAACTCGATTTTAATGCGGCGGGACCGGGGTCGGCACCCATTCACAATTAA
- a CDS encoding di-heme oxidoredictase family protein: MKKKTFIATASISLAILAVTACSKLLPSMIDPSQGLCGPISLSNAQTILFSQGNDQFFSNRTAATGLGPYFVATGCGSCHSSDNRGHPFTILTRFGQSDTTGNTFLAEGAPQLGTFCLPGYTPEQLPAGATSTRLIAPITAGVGFLEAVPDSEILDMVAANANNPDGVRGHPNYGTLPAYATPLTGAIPRADGKYICRFGRKGAIYNLLQQVATAYNHDMGITSTYLPNNPSNYLDPTPTSPNATPEVDNATLNSVVFYCQCLQTPVQRNPNDPTVVAGSQLFLQIGCAACHKQTLTTGYSPIDGLSNQTFNPFTDLLVHDMGAGDDDGYTEGSAKTSEWRTTPLWGLGLAPNVQGGYTYLMHDGRAHSIEAAIQLHGGEAAVSAGRFSSLSASDKNALLTFLKSL, from the coding sequence ATGAAAAAGAAAACTTTTATAGCGACCGCTTCTATCTCCCTCGCGATCCTGGCGGTGACGGCTTGTTCCAAACTACTGCCCTCCATGATCGATCCCTCCCAGGGTTTGTGCGGACCGATCAGCCTTTCGAATGCTCAAACGATCCTGTTCTCCCAGGGGAACGATCAGTTTTTTTCCAACCGGACCGCGGCGACGGGGCTTGGTCCTTATTTCGTCGCGACAGGTTGCGGTAGTTGTCACTCCAGCGATAACCGGGGCCATCCTTTTACGATCCTCACCCGCTTTGGACAATCGGATACCACGGGCAATACATTTTTAGCCGAGGGCGCGCCCCAACTGGGCACTTTTTGCCTGCCGGGTTATACCCCTGAACAATTGCCCGCCGGGGCCACGAGCACCCGTCTGATAGCACCCATCACGGCGGGTGTCGGGTTTCTGGAAGCGGTACCGGATTCAGAGATCCTGGATATGGTCGCGGCAAACGCGAACAACCCCGATGGTGTGCGGGGGCATCCCAACTACGGTACCCTTCCGGCGTATGCCACCCCGCTAACAGGGGCGATCCCGAGGGCGGACGGCAAATACATCTGCCGCTTCGGAAGAAAAGGGGCCATTTACAATTTGTTGCAGCAGGTGGCGACGGCATATAACCATGACATGGGTATCACCTCGACGTACCTGCCCAACAACCCGAGCAATTACCTCGACCCGACGCCCACTTCTCCCAACGCTACACCCGAAGTAGACAATGCCACGCTCAATTCGGTAGTGTTTTATTGCCAGTGTTTGCAAACGCCGGTCCAGCGGAACCCCAATGACCCGACGGTGGTGGCGGGCAGCCAGCTTTTCCTCCAGATCGGTTGTGCCGCCTGTCACAAGCAAACCCTTACTACGGGCTACTCCCCGATAGACGGTCTTTCCAATCAAACGTTCAACCCGTTCACCGACCTGCTTGTCCACGACATGGGTGCGGGGGACGACGATGGATATACCGAGGGCAGTGCCAAAACCTCCGAATGGCGGACAACACCGCTGTGGGGTTTGGGACTGGCACCCAATGTCCAGGGTGGATATACCTACCTGATGCACGACGGTCGCGCGCATAGTATCGAAGCGGCCATCCAGTTGCACGGCGGGGAAGCCGCTGTCAGCGCCGGCCGGTTTAGCAGCCTGTCCGCTTCCGATAAAAATGCCCTCCTGACGTTCCTGAAATCCCTGTAA
- a CDS encoding helix-turn-helix domain-containing protein, whose amino-acid sequence MLQPPDILTIARKQPVLQDTLDLLHQKEQHIPGAVAYVIQRYALQPQWSVDDTGMMVYQHARSDESYLELRFCLSGNTYCSDPACNGGQTCRKSSAQCGAKTPTIDLLTFRFSTTYLAPFVKGRQTLSRTEDVLSFRYPSSFTKIVPLCGRSRLVLESLLTNQYEGALENIFVNSQVQALLLYSLECLLEEKEEGVFACKFLANEADRVKIGRAREILLEQIGEPITIKELSRRVAMNECYLKKGFKELFGTTIFDFYQGQRMEHARYLLYEKGLSVTEVSMMLGYSSISHFSTAFKKHTGLKPCDLLLH is encoded by the coding sequence ATGCTCCAGCCACCCGACATACTCACCATCGCCCGGAAACAACCGGTCCTCCAGGATACCCTGGACCTGCTCCATCAGAAGGAGCAGCACATCCCGGGAGCGGTGGCTTATGTCATACAACGGTATGCCCTCCAGCCGCAGTGGTCCGTAGACGACACGGGGATGATGGTTTACCAGCACGCCCGGTCGGATGAATCCTACCTCGAACTGCGGTTCTGTCTCTCGGGGAATACCTATTGCAGCGATCCCGCCTGTAACGGGGGACAAACCTGCCGCAAGTCTTCCGCCCAGTGCGGGGCGAAAACCCCCACGATCGACCTTCTTACCTTCCGGTTCTCCACCACCTACCTGGCGCCTTTTGTAAAGGGCCGGCAGACGTTGTCGCGGACCGAAGATGTATTGTCTTTCCGGTACCCTTCTTCCTTTACAAAGATCGTTCCCCTTTGCGGCCGGAGCCGTCTCGTCCTGGAGAGCCTGTTGACCAACCAATATGAGGGCGCCCTCGAAAACATCTTTGTCAACAGCCAGGTACAGGCGTTGTTGTTGTACAGCCTGGAATGTCTTTTGGAGGAAAAAGAAGAAGGCGTTTTTGCTTGCAAGTTTCTCGCCAACGAAGCGGACAGGGTTAAGATCGGACGGGCCCGGGAAATCCTCCTGGAACAAATCGGCGAACCCATCACGATCAAGGAGCTCAGCCGGAGGGTGGCTATGAACGAATGCTATCTCAAAAAGGGATTTAAGGAACTTTTCGGGACCACGATTTTCGACTTTTACCAGGGGCAGCGCATGGAACACGCCCGGTATCTGCTCTATGAAAAAGGACTCAGTGTCACGGAAGTTTCCATGATGCTTGGGTATTCCTCCATTTCTCACTTCTCCACCGCCTTTAAGAAGCATACGGGTTTGAAGCCCTGCGACCTGCTGTTGCACTAG
- the gyrB gene encoding DNA topoisomerase (ATP-hydrolyzing) subunit B — protein sequence MSTESQAVDTPTQNTNGYGADSIQVLEGLEAVRKRPAMYIGDIGIKGLHHLVYEVVDNSIDEALAGYCKNIDVTIHEDNSISVKDDGRGIPTGIIPKEKRSALEVVMTVLHAGGKFDKNTYKVSGGLHGVGVSCVNALSKHVHVTVYREGKVFEQEYNIGIPEYSVRAIGETDRTGTTTHFWPDGTIFTSLIYNKDILAGRLRELSFLNRGVRITLTDLRERNEEGEPVYNETFYSEGGIVEFVEMLDRNAKRNTLINKTLYVDGFDDAANVEVEVAMTYNDDFKEHIFSYVNNINTIEGGTHITGFRRALTRVFKQYGEKEGLFERAKVEVEGDDFREGLSAIISVKVPEPQFEGQTKTKLGNSEVSGIVETTVAKALDTYLEENPKEARNVIQKVILAAQARVAARKARELVQRKSVLSGGGLPGKLADCSDRDPGRCELYLVEGDSAGGTAKQGRDRSFQAILPLRGKILNVEKAMEHKILENEEIRNMYTALGVTVGTPDDPKALNLAKLRYHKLIIMTDADVDGSHIATLILTFLFRYMKELVEQGYVYLAQPPLYLVKKGKEQVYAWTEEDRKAAVERIAGGKEDSATIQRYKGLGEMNADQLWETTMNPAKRILKMVTLESAAIADEVFSMLMGDEVAPRREFIETHAKYARIDV from the coding sequence ATGAGTACTGAAAGTCAAGCAGTGGATACGCCCACACAGAATACCAACGGATACGGAGCTGACAGCATTCAGGTTTTAGAGGGATTGGAAGCCGTCCGTAAGAGGCCGGCGATGTACATAGGGGATATAGGGATCAAGGGGTTACACCACCTGGTGTATGAAGTAGTGGACAATTCCATAGACGAGGCCCTGGCCGGATACTGTAAGAATATCGACGTCACCATCCACGAGGACAATTCCATTTCGGTAAAGGACGACGGCCGGGGTATTCCCACGGGCATCATCCCCAAGGAAAAGAGGTCCGCATTGGAGGTGGTGATGACCGTCCTGCATGCCGGCGGCAAATTCGACAAGAATACCTACAAGGTGTCCGGCGGCTTGCACGGGGTGGGTGTTTCCTGCGTCAACGCCCTTAGTAAACACGTCCATGTAACCGTGTACCGCGAAGGAAAAGTCTTTGAACAGGAATACAATATCGGGATCCCGGAATACTCCGTACGCGCGATTGGCGAGACCGACCGCACCGGGACGACCACGCATTTCTGGCCCGACGGGACGATCTTTACATCCCTCATATATAATAAAGACATCCTGGCCGGCCGTCTCCGCGAGCTATCGTTCCTTAACCGGGGCGTCCGCATCACCCTGACCGACCTCCGGGAACGGAATGAAGAAGGTGAACCTGTGTATAACGAAACCTTTTACAGCGAGGGTGGGATCGTCGAATTTGTCGAGATGCTCGACCGGAACGCAAAGAGGAACACACTGATCAACAAGACCTTATATGTGGACGGTTTTGACGATGCCGCTAACGTAGAGGTCGAGGTGGCGATGACGTACAACGACGATTTCAAAGAACATATTTTCTCCTACGTCAATAACATCAATACCATCGAGGGCGGCACCCATATTACCGGTTTCCGCAGGGCCCTGACGAGGGTATTTAAGCAATATGGAGAGAAAGAGGGGCTTTTTGAAAGGGCGAAAGTAGAGGTGGAAGGCGACGACTTCCGGGAAGGCCTGAGCGCCATTATTTCGGTAAAGGTCCCCGAACCCCAGTTCGAAGGCCAGACCAAGACAAAGCTGGGCAACAGCGAAGTCTCCGGTATCGTCGAAACCACCGTGGCCAAGGCCCTGGATACCTACCTGGAGGAAAACCCGAAAGAGGCCCGCAACGTCATCCAGAAAGTCATTCTCGCTGCACAGGCCCGGGTGGCCGCCCGCAAGGCGAGGGAACTCGTCCAACGCAAAAGCGTCCTATCCGGCGGGGGTCTGCCCGGTAAACTGGCCGACTGTTCCGATCGCGATCCGGGTCGTTGCGAGCTATACCTGGTGGAAGGGGATTCCGCAGGTGGTACCGCCAAACAAGGCCGGGACCGGAGCTTCCAGGCCATCCTGCCACTAAGGGGTAAGATCCTCAACGTGGAGAAGGCCATGGAACACAAAATCCTGGAAAACGAAGAGATCAGGAACATGTATACCGCCCTGGGTGTGACCGTCGGTACCCCCGATGACCCCAAGGCCCTTAACCTCGCCAAACTCCGCTATCATAAGCTCATCATCATGACCGATGCCGACGTGGACGGAAGCCACATCGCCACGCTTATCCTCACTTTCCTTTTCCGGTATATGAAGGAACTGGTCGAGCAGGGGTACGTCTACCTCGCCCAACCGCCCCTGTACCTCGTTAAGAAAGGCAAAGAACAGGTGTACGCCTGGACCGAAGAGGACCGCAAGGCCGCTGTGGAACGCATCGCCGGCGGTAAAGAAGACAGCGCCACCATTCAACGCTACAAAGGTTTGGGTGAAATGAACGCGGATCAATTGTGGGAGACCACTATGAACCCTGCAAAACGTATCCTGAAAATGGTGACCCTGGAGAGCGCGGCCATTGCCGACGAGGTATTCAGCATGCTCATGGGTGATGAAGTGGCGCCAAGGCGTGAATTCATAGAAACCCATGCAAAATATGCCCGGATCGACGTCTAG
- a CDS encoding QcrA and Rieske domain-containing protein, which produces MERKEFLKTCGMACMGGALLAAFLEGCSAGKEVNGTIDRSDLVIPVSSFQPGKKYLVVSHERLKYPVCVYRFSDDQYVALLMRCTHQGAELQVFGDRLQCPAHGSEFNNKGIVQNGPADTNLRTFPVSLQHNQLHISLQ; this is translated from the coding sequence ATGGAAAGAAAAGAGTTTTTAAAAACCTGTGGCATGGCCTGTATGGGCGGTGCCTTGCTGGCGGCCTTTTTGGAGGGTTGCTCCGCGGGCAAAGAGGTCAACGGTACCATCGACCGTTCGGACCTGGTGATACCGGTATCTTCTTTCCAGCCGGGTAAGAAATACCTGGTGGTATCCCACGAACGGTTAAAATATCCTGTCTGCGTCTACCGGTTCAGCGATGACCAGTACGTGGCGCTGCTGATGCGCTGCACCCACCAGGGCGCGGAACTCCAGGTGTTTGGCGACCGTCTGCAATGCCCGGCGCACGGGAGTGAATTCAACAATAAAGGCATCGTACAAAATGGTCCCGCGGACACCAACCTGAGGACCTTCCCGGTCAGCCTTCAACACAATCAACTTCACATTTCGTTACAATGA